The following proteins are co-located in the Dehalococcoidia bacterium genome:
- a CDS encoding PIN domain-containing protein encodes MAIFVDTSGLYAVLDRDDHWHTAAAATWRQLMEGEEPLVTHNYVLVETLALTQRRLGMAAVRAVVEEVIPVLEVAFVDERLHELALASLVAAGQRQLSLVDWTSFLFMRREGIEVAFAVDQDFVAQGFRVTPG; translated from the coding sequence TTGGCCATCTTCGTGGACACCTCCGGCCTCTACGCCGTTCTCGACCGGGACGACCACTGGCATACAGCCGCAGCCGCGACCTGGCGGCAGCTCATGGAGGGGGAGGAGCCGCTGGTCACCCACAACTACGTGCTGGTGGAGACGCTGGCGCTGACGCAGCGGCGGCTGGGCATGGCGGCCGTGCGAGCGGTAGTGGAGGAGGTCATCCCCGTGCTGGAGGTGGCCTTCGTCGACGAGCGCCTGCATGAGCTGGCGCTGGCCTCTCTCGTGGCCGCTGGGCAGAGGCAGCTGAGCCTGGTGGACTGGACCAGCTTCCTGTTCATGCGGCGGGAGGGCATCGAGGTGGCCTTTGCTGTGGACCAGGACTTCGTGGCCCAGGGCTTCAGAGTGACGCCTGGGTGA
- a CDS encoding CopG family transcriptional regulator, with protein sequence MGRTQIILTDEQLAALRRLAAEQGVSLAEMVRRAVARYLECGQGGKGRARQRALSVVGRFASGCGDVAAEHDRYLAEG encoded by the coding sequence ATGGGCAGGACCCAGATAATACTCACCGACGAGCAGCTGGCGGCGCTGCGTCGCCTGGCAGCCGAGCAAGGGGTCTCTCTCGCTGAGATGGTGCGGCGGGCGGTGGCCCGCTACCTCGAGTGTGGGCAGGGTGGCAAGGGTCGGGCGCGGCAGCGCGCCCTATCGGTGGTCGGTCGCTTCGCCTCCGGCTGCGGCGACGTCGCCGCCGAGCACGACCGTTATCTGGCCGAGGGCTGA